The Haliaeetus albicilla chromosome 4, bHalAlb1.1, whole genome shotgun sequence genomic sequence taaggggaaaagattgaaaaaacccaacttaaCCATTTCTATCTGATGTATTAATTcttagcttgctttttttttttcctaccttctTCATCCCCATACTAGCGGAGTAACTATAAATTGCAGTGCATTACTTGAAATTTTAAGGGGTGGGGTGTTAAGCATAGTgggaaaattttgcttttctagttTTCTGTTACAACAAAACTGATTAAATGTTATGTTTGTGATTAAAGCAAcgtgtaattatttttattaagaaatttATGCATCCTCAGAGTATCAGCAGGAGCTTGATTCCTTCCTATCTTCAAAATCCTGTTTTTAGTGGGAATGAAGACAGgttcttgtttggtttttttgtttggtttttttttggtggtttttttggttgtattttttaaaataaaaaatggttgCCTAATAGTCACTGCAAATGAAAGCGAGGCTGTACTAagtaaaaataactgttttcttttgcttctagCAGAAATACCGTAGACTGAATAAGGTGCGTAGTATAGAGAAGATGTTGGGGCTGTTCTGGGAGGATGGGAGCTAGATACTTTTGGGGCAGGGTGTGGAAATGGGAGGCGGGGGAGAAAAAGTCTTGCTACccttcagaaaataaactcaATTTTAAGATTAGCAAAGAGGGTATTATACATGCTTATATGGCTTATAACTGAGATGTTTTCTGAttgtttattttgatttgtttgctttctaaCATTACTTTTCCAGGGTGCCTGAATATTTTAGCTAGTTCCAACTTTGGGGGAAATGATACACTACTGCAATGTGGGAGGGCCTATACCCTCGAATTAAGAACAAACCTTGTCCGAGTTGCATGTATCTGGTAGCGTATGGTTATTTTGTATTGAAGTATGGTGCCTGAAGTCCTTCTGGAAGGAATGTTGCAACTGTCTCACTGCTTTGGACTTTGGATAGAATGTAGCTGGGGTCACTCAGCTGCCTACTAAATCAGCTCTTGTAGTTTACAAAGGTAGCTCGCCCTGGAATGTACTTAGAAGCTATTAAGTTTCTAGAGAAAATGTTTCACGGAGAAAGTGGATGAGGCCCAGTTGTCTGTAAGCTTTCCTGTTTCAGAAGGCAGTCTAGGATTGGACTGTCTGGGGGACGGAGCAGTCTCATCTTACACGTTTAGCTGCAGAGCAGCCTAGGTGTGGTGCCAGGCGTTTTGTGGACGCTTGCTGGTGTTCACAGAGGTACGATGCACGGGAAGACTCCACCTGAAAGCGGTGCCTTTAGAGAGAAATACTGCAACTCCAGAAGGCTGATTATTCAAAACCCCTGCCATATGAAAGTTAGTTTACAGCGAACTCGGAATAAAGGCAGTGCACATCTGCAGCAGTGTTGTCAAAAGGTCTTGGGATTTCTGCAAAGATTAGGATCTTCACAGGAATCCCGGGGTGCGTGTGGGGGTTGCTAGttgccattttttcttcctctcttctgagAGAGGTACAGTTAGACCGCGCTGAGTGTTCGGGGTTTTAGGTAGGACGTAGGAACCAGTCGTTTGATTTTGATCGGGAGAAAGGGTGAGCGGAGGGAACCACGTGCTCCCCTGCAATGccagcctctccctgccctcctccagcgctggggcgggggcggcgggacgCTCCCATGGCACCACTGCGGCGGCGCTGGGACGTGGCTGGCGGGGTGGGGGCTGctgcgcgcgcgcgcgcgttCCCGCTTCCCTGTGGCCCCGCCCCTCCGGCTCCATATTGAGGgtggaggagaagagagagctcACAAAATGGAGGCGTGCGGTGCTGCGTCGGGCTGTGGCTTGAGGGAGGAAGTCACTAGTCAAGGCTGGGAAGAAAGTTCCCCGTCTCCTCTGAGCCtcttaatgtatttggaagtcCCTTAAACTGCTTAGGGGGAGAAGCTGAAGCTTCTTGCCAGCTTGCTGGCTGGAGGCAGGCTGGGCATTCTTACCGCTGCTTCCCCGCCTTCCCCTCTGACCGAAGGAGCACTGCAAAATGGCGTGCTGGCCCTCAGTATTGGCTGAGTGGGAGGGAGCCTTCTGATCCTATTGAAGCAGTGTGgtagggaggaagggagagatgTATTTTGCAAGGTTTGCTGCCCAGGAGAGACTGCTGTTATAACTAACTTGCAGCAGGAGGACTGAGAAACAACATCTTGTGTGATAGAGGACAGCACTCTGAAAACCCTAGAGATGCTTATCCCCAGTGAGAAcaaaatgcctgaaaaaaacaattaattcCCTGAGAAAATGTTGCCCTTTACTTCTGTGGAGAGTTCCTATAACATAGGTGTGTCCCAAGGATAATTTCTCTCTGATAGAGGAGATAGGCTGTAACAGCAGGTGTTATTCTTCCTGTATGAGAACAGCGGTTCATGTgcacataataaaaataagcagaaaaggaCTTCACTTTTACTTTCAGGAGTGACCTGAAGAGTTCTGTGGTCATTCTTCTAAGGTAAAAGCAGTCTGAGTTGCTAACTGAAAACCTTGTAGCTTTGATGGGTGTCAGAGAACTGTAAAAAGTCTGTCTAGTTTTTCCTTAtataggttttttgttttggagaagTCTAAACTTTACAGTTTCATGTAATAGATTTCCTTTTAATCTGTGCAGGAGAGTTTGAAACACTTAAATGTTCGCAGCTTTAACATAACCCAGCTAAAAATTAAGTAGTGTTAGTagcctaaaaaaaccccaatgcaattagcaacagaaaacaatatttaacTTAACCTAAAGCAGTTTCTATATACAGTAGGTGTGTTACCCTCTAAGATTTAAGTTTACATATAGTTAGAAggggaatatttttattatctttatgTAGTCCAGGCCGCTTGGAAGACTGTAGAAAAGCAGCTTTACTTTGTAGTCACAGGACCATTGACTGTCAATCATTTATAGAATAATGTTTCTGTAGTAATGAAGTTAGTGCCTTAAATAGAAAGCTGTTACCAAGAATGCTGGGGCTTTTTCTTGCTAAGTTTAGCAGGTGTAAGAGCAAGGATCTGCTTCCCAGTCAGCTTTTCGTAATcttaggtattttttcctgtagtaCAACCTGAACATTATAAGCCAGTAGTTTCATAAAGCAGTATATAATTCAGAAATTCTCTCTTGCCATGTATTGCTTCACAATATTCATTGCTCTTTAGGGTGGTTGTGTTGCACTCAAAGGGATGTATGCTTTTCTGACCAACCCTAGCACCACCACCCAGTTTATTTAAACTGCAGAGGCTAAAGCGCTTCACCTTCAGGTTTGAAGCAAGACATCTACACGTAGAAGTCTGTGGCTGGTTTTATGTAGTTCAGCTCTCAGGCTAATGCTGAATGTAGTCTAGGTTAACCCACTGCATTCATGCTGTGGAATTGAAGTCGTATGCAGCATAGCTGGCCAGCACCTTGTTGTGGATTGTTTTATATGCACAAAATACCAGCTTGCTAAATAAGATTTTAATCTGATTGCTTTTTATAAGACTGCTCTGCCTTGGGGATGGGAGAAagttgtaaaataatttttcataaactCCTGTCAAATACATGGGGATATTCCCCGCCTAACTAAAAACATGCAGCgctgaaagagcagaaacacTAATGCACCTGTAAGCCCACTTTAATTGGTCTATAGAAAACTGAGCTTTAAAAatcagcacattttaaaatgtggctGGTCATACGTAGGTGATACTGTCAAGAGCTTCAATTAAACTTAAGTTTGTTTTACAATGCTTGTTAAGATACCAGTCTTACTCCAGTAGCTGTACCCATTACAGGTCATTGAGTAGTCATTATTCAAGACGGTTTTTTATCTGTAAGATGTAAGTCCATCTTGATTCACATTTAAGAGGTATTTCCCATAACACTGAAAACTACACATGTACTTCTACTTTCTTGCTTGCATGCACTCAACTTACAAAATTATCCAAGTACAAAATTTAGAATTTTAAGACATTAAGAGTTGATAAATTTCttcaaaatgcataaaaataacCTTTCAGAATGGATATCCTAAAAGACTAGATGCTCAGTTTGGACAATAAACTTTTCTTCTTGTACGCTATGTTCTTAAATTTTTTATAGTTTCTCATGATGATGCTTCATAAAGTGTTAGAACTTCCCTTTATCTAGCAGTGCTTCACTGCTAATCCCTACAGAGCAATATGCAACTCGAACATAAGATAGACATAAAATGAATGCACttctgggggggctggggagcaaCCAGATTATTTAGTATATGGAAGTCTCTTTACAGTTGTTTGCATTTGAGCACTCTTTAAGTTGTTAGTTAGTTAGTGGTTTAATTAAAATCACACCTCATTAAGTGTTTATTTACTATGCTGCTGTCTTAAACCCATTAGAAGTCATTGTTTTTATGTAAATGTATGCCACCTATTTGTAGTTATAATGTGCACAGATAATTTTTAGTAATTCTGTGAAATTTTAACTCTGTGGCTTGTATTCAAAAtaggtttttaattttgcttttgtagGGCCATGAGCCAAAGGAGCCGGAGCAATTGAGAAAGCTGTTCATTGGAGGTCTGAGCTTTGAAACAACAGATGATAGCTTGAGAGAGCACTTTGAAAAATGGGGCACACTCACGGACTGTGTGGTAAGTGTCAAATGTTAGTCTGATTTTGGAAGGATATAGGTATAGGTACTTAATCTAGAACAGAAATGCAGAGTACCCTGTATGTTTTTGCAGGTGATGAGAGACCCGCAAACAAAACGTTCCAGAGGCTTTGGCTTTGTGACTTACTCTTGTGTAGAGGAGGTGGATGCTGCCATGAGTGCTCGACCGCATAAGGTTGATGGGCGCGTGGTTGAACCAAAGAGAGCAGTTTCGAGGGAGGTAAGTTAGTGTTTCAGTTAACCTTATTTCGTAATCTTTACCTAATAATATAAACCACTGAAATGTCGTTTTTGGCGTTGTAGGATTCTGTAAAGCCTGGGGCACATCTCACggtaaagaaaatatttgttggtGGAATTAAAGAAGATACAGAAGAATATAATTTAAGGGAGTACTTTGAAAAATATGGCAAGATTGAAACCATAGAAGTCATGGAAGATAGGCAAAGCGGAAAGAAAAGAGGCTTTGCTTTTGTAACTTTTGATGATCATGATACAGTTGATAAAATTGTTGGTATGTAACTCTTCAGTGAGAAATTATGTATGGGATAAAAGTGTAATGTTAGATTTCAGAACAGCAGTGTGTGGAATGTAAAATGTTGGCATAATCAACTGCTTTACTATTGTAAGAGATGGGGTAGGTTTAATGTTCCTTTCAGAAGTGTGGTCATGTCTTACAGTAGCTTTCTATGAGAGTTTTGCAGCATATTGCTTTCAATGACCTGATATTTCTAACTCTGATTTCACAATTTTCTCTAGTTCAGAAATACCATACTATAAACGGACATAACTGTGAAGTGAAAAAAGCACTCTCAAAACAAGAGATGCAGACTGCTAGCTCTCAGAGAGGTGAGTTTGGAGTTGTGCATGGTTACTTTACATAACTGGTGTTCAACTAATGtaatttaagtaaaatattttgtaggtCGTGGGGGTGGCTCCGGCAACTTCATGGGTCGTGGAAACTTTGGAGGCGGTGGAGGGAACTTTGGCCGAGGAGGAAACTTTGGCGGAAGAGGTAAATGACTGGAATGTTTATATAGAATGTGATATCtggttttttatttcctgtgtcAGTTGGATTAAACACTTAACACTTGTCTTCAGGAAAACACTCTCATCTGTTCTGTGTTCCAGGAGGCTatgggggtggtggtggcggtggtggGAGCAGAGGAAGCTTTGGGGGTGGTGACGGATACAATGGATTTGGTGATGGTAAGTGTATTgttcactcccccccccccccccccccccccaatgttACAACCAACTGTAAGTCTTGCCTTCACATTGGAAACAAAAGTCTGCTTGGTGATAATACTTTCTACATTGTAGAGCTGTGAAGAGTtaaaggttttttgttttcaccaCAAAATGATGGGTGAAAAAAACATACTCCTCTATACTTACCTTTAAATGACCTCATGTCACAAGGTCATGCAGGAGCTGCTTATGATTTTTGAGAACTAAATGAAGATTTTGGTGTCAGTTGAGATGACTAAAGCTGAATAAAGCAGTGACTAACGTAATGGAAATCTTTTCAATCAACTGTAAGACTTTTCATGGCTCAGTAGTATCTTTTCCATGATGGAAGTTTGGATCAGTATCTAAAATGCATCTGAAGAGAACTGTGGAAATTACCAAATGGCTGTGGAGGTagcatttggggggggtgggcggggggATGAGGGAAGTAGCACTTATGTCCTGATTTTATAAGCAGATACATGTAGTGATGTTGAGTTCTTTGAACTATTTCCCAGTTTGGAACTACTCCATCAAAATGTTGGAGATTAGATCAGCATCTGGAATACTAAGTCTTTCAGATAAGCTGTATgtgattagaaaaaaagaatgtccAGTAGCTTTGACACACATGTAAATAAAGCTGTACACCTAGATAAAAACTGTAAACAAGAATTCTTTTGTGGGCTTTGCCTACTTGAGTCATTTCAGTTCAGAGGAATAAAGAGGGTGATACACAGTACTGACAAAGCCATTTGTGTAAAGAGGCAGTTATTACACGTaatgggtggtggtggtggtagcagcatgtttatgtattttctgtgaGCCAGAATGAACTTCTAAGTATCATGCTTCAaggatatatatataaactaatggaggttttttgtttgaattaaaTAGTTCAGATAAATGATGCAACCACAATGCATATAATAAAGGGAAAACATTATGggatatttttgtgtgtttttgttgtttggtttgggagttttttgggttgtttttttttttttttggttggttgtttttttgttaaatggACCTTTCCTTACCAATATTAAGCTTTGGTGTGTTTAGTTTGACTGTCCTTTTATTTAAAGGTGGCAACTATGGAGGTGGTCCTGGCTATGGCAGCAGAGGAGGTTATGGTGGTGGTGGCGGACCAGGATATGGAAACCCAGGTGGTGGATatggaggtggaggaggaggatatGATGGCTACAATGAAGGAGGAAACTTCGGTGGTGGTAAGATGCCAGCTTTAATTAGACATCCATGGTTTTCGGGCAGGTCTGAGTTGTACAATGCCTGAAGTATGATACTCCATAAAATGAGTTGTACAGTTAGGTCTTAATGTAGAATGCTGTGCTACATAAGTAAAGTTCTTTTCTGTCTGGATCAGCTTTGATATGCTGTACAGCATTGTTTTGCCTGGAACTTGTTTTTCGAAAAGCAGCAGCTATAAACCTGTGTGTGGAGGTAGAGTAGGggaatttttaaacttttgacCATTTGAAGTATGCTGTTACCATCAGATACCAGCTCACATCATGTAGATCACGTCCTCCTTTGTGAGGACTCTAAATCTAAGTTTAAATAAGCCTTTTAATTGTTTGCCACAAGTTTGGGCAGTTAAGCTGCAAAATCTGCTGCACACTTTATTATACCCTCTGATGTGTACATGCAGCATGCCCATTACAATTCTATCACTTTTTGGAGCAAATAAATTGTATGTAGTTTACGTTCTTGCCATACATGCAAACCATTGGGCAGTGGAAGAATGACAGTGAAACTTGTGTGCTTTTCTGAGTTTGGAGGCCTTAAATTTGGCCTATTGTGTTAACTTCAAATTGCCAACTCATATCGACATAAATTGTCTGATGTTGTGTGATGTTTTTCATCTTCAATGAAGTAACAGTTTCTAATTCTCAAAAAGCTAAGGGTCTTCTGTCATTTGTGCATTGTAAGTAGAGGTAGCATGCAAAATGTTTGcaattctattttaaattgtttaaacGATTACAACTTACATTTACATTGGATGTCATAATTTGGCAAGCTTCACGTCCTAAGTGTTGAACAGAAGTGGCTTTATAAATCTGTATTTGTTTCAGGTAATTATGGTGGAAGTGGAAACTACAATGATTTTGGCAATTACAGTGGACAACAGCAGTCTAACTATGGTCCCATGAAAGGTGGTGGCAGCTTTGGTGGCAGAAGTTCAGGCAGTCCCTATGGTGGTAAATAAGATTttgtacagaaaatattttttgggTTAAAGTTTCTTGTTATTGTATTTAATACGCACCTTGTTTTTTGTAGGTGGCTATGGATCTGGAAGTGGAAGTGGGGGCTATGGTGGTAGAAGATTCTAAAAATGCTGCCAGAAAAAGGGTAGGTGTAATGCATATTTATAATGATGATTAATAATGTACAACTGTTCACTGAGAGTAATAATTTTCTTATCCTGTATTCAACAGGCTACAGTTCTTAGCAGGAGAGAGAGCGAGGAGTTGTCAGGAAAGCTGCAGGTTACTTTGAGACAGTCGTCCCAAATGCATTAGAGGAACTGTAAAATCTGCCACAGAAGGAACGATGATCCATAGTCAGAAAAGTTACTGCAGCTTAAACAGGAAACCCTTCTTGTTCAGGACTGTCATAGCCACAGTTTGCAAAAAGTGCAGCTATTGATTAATGCAATGTAGTGTCGATTAGATGTACATTCCTGAGGTCTTTATCTGTTGTagctttgtctttcttttttctttttattttcccattacATCAGGTATATTGCCCTGTAAATTGTGGTAGTGGTACCAGGAATAAACAAATTAAggaatttttaacttttcaatATTTGTGTAGTTCAGTTTTTCCACATTTAGTACAGAGAACTctataacagaaataaaatgtagttTAGGGTGTTTCCTTGTTAGTTAATAGAGAGGATTAATGCATTTCTCAATTACtattttgtattaatttaaaGTTAACAATAGAAACACCTATTGATTTGCAGTCTTAAGGGGTCTAGTCTCAGTGTATATATGTAACTGTCATTGACATGAGTTACATAGGCATACAGAGGGAAAACATCTGTATGTTGCATTATAGTTTGTTTAGATGTATAACTAGGATTGAGTTACTCAAATTAGTGTTTGTGAATTATAGAACTAAGCTTTACCTTAATGaaaatttcaaattactttttggtttgtgcatatttttttaatttgtagttCTGTATTAGTATTAGCGCTTCAAGAAAATAAGgcatgataaatattttaacaagacCAACTTTAGACACATTAAAGCTGTCTCCCGTCTCATTTGAGATGTATAAGGGATAACTGCAGTTGCTTAAGTCTTGggtgaagagaaaaagaaacttgcTTTTTACCTTTATATTTATTGTAATTCCCGAGAAGTTAAGGTGGGGGGAATCAAGTGCCTGTTTCCTTGGGATATACAATGATTCTGTTTCAATAAAACTATACTTTGGGGAGGGTGGCTTGGAATTTTCATCCCCTTCCTTTGTCCCcatttccctctccctcacaCCAGACTGCACTGTTTCAATTGAATGAGGCGTCATAGTGAGAGTAATAGGTATGTTCCTCAATAACTTAATGGCTATATACTTTCTTGCATGCACCCTAGGCAATTTTCTGGACACATTCTTCTGACTGGGAGCCAAGGGTAGCACAGGTGTAATCACTGACAGTCCCAGGTAATGCGTTCCAAAAGCCCATTCACGATGGGCTCTAAGTAGTATAGTTTTCAAGCTTTTTCCCTTGCAAATGTCTGCGCTCGGCTAAGAGCtcaaagataaaacaaaacatgatcTAGTTGTATTTTACTGACTAGAAACACTTCCCACAACGTAGAATGGTACAGTTGAGTTTCCACAGGTAGAGTGATAGCGTGTTACAGTTTGATTTGATGCACTGGAGTAGCAAATCTTATCAGCACATATGGCTAGAAATTGTACTTCATTCTCACTTCTGACCTCCCAATTAAGGCACTACAGTCTGTCCTTTTCTCATCTGATGTGAATTCTCTCGACTATTGCCAGGACAGTGCTTTCTGTCAATTCAGACTCAGAAGAGTAGGGACCCAGTCAATAGAAGAAATACTCAGACACTTGACAATATGGTATTGGAATTATTCACACCTGTTACACTTCTGGGTCAATGTGCAGCATAAGGTAAATGCGATTCCAGTGTAGGAATGAATCTGCAAAGATGTATGAAATGGCTCAAGGCATCATCAGTCATATTAATAATGAATTACAATTTTAAGAAGTAGTAGAAAAATGAGTGtgttgtttgaaaaaaaaattaaactatgTTATTTAAACACTGTTATTGGAGTGTATTTAGACTGCAGTACACTAAAACAAGGAACCGGTGTCAAGATGGTAGCTTCCAAACTGGATTTCAAAGTCTGcttattcttttctctgtggaGTTTTAAAATATCTCTAAAGTTAAAGCAAGAATTGGTGATTTAGTGAACGCTTCTGTTGTTGTACATATTAATTTGGGTttggggcgggggtggggggaggctgTATTTCAATAAAGGCATTTTTTGAACAACCCATTTGGAGTTTGAAAACATTGGAAACCAAAACACAACTCACTAGGGAGTGGGCCACCTAACTACCGACTTGCTTTGTACGTTACTACGCTTAGAAGATGTGTAGACTTGTACCTGGGGCCTGCATCTGATTGCAGGGACAACTGGAGAATGGGGTTGATGTCCCTTCTGACAATTGATCTggtatttctaaatttttttagAATGTATTGACAGTGTTCTTTTTAACAGGGCCTCTTGTAGCTGTACTGTGACAACAATGTTAACTTTGAAAAATAGTGTCATAATAAACTTTATGAACAAGATCTGTATGCAACCTTTTAAGAGATGGATGTAAGTGACCGCTTTGTAGGTGGGTGGGGTAGCTTAGCTGTTGTTTGTGACGTGGAAAAAGTGTAAGCCGAGAGGACAGTGATTAACCAGCTTTAAAGAACCTAGGATGTACTTCTTTGATCCATACTTTGCTAAGGAGACTCATAAGACAGGACTTCAGCAGCCTATTGAGTATGGAGAAGTCAGCATAATTAAAGAATgacaaggcagcaggagcaacAGCTTCAACTTCCAGAAAAGTGAAGGCATAAGATACTGTGCTGATAGTGAGCAGCTTTCCAAAGGCTAGTTAAATCTGCTTATCACAGCTGAAATATCGAAGAAAGTCTAGCAAGAGTTCTTCACCTTTTGGAACCTCCTTGAGTGATAGCTACTTGAGTTGACTCAAAATCAATAGGTCTAGCATTTAGACCTGAAAGGAAGGGCAATGAGCATAGGTAAGGTTtgcctttaaaatttttcatgAATTATAAAGAGTAGTGGGAGGTTTTTAAACAAGGTAAGagtaatttctttaattttcaggttgaatgagaagctgctgcttgaCAAAATGGGGAATGTCTTGCACATCCTCTTCAGTTGAAGGTTTCTGACTGGGTAAGATTTGTAGTGTATAGTAAAACACTTGTTTAACCCTTATTTCCTTCCAGGCTTTCCTTTGCCAGCCTTTTAATATCAAGGAAAGCCTTAAGTATTAAGGAGCAAGTATTCCAGCATATGTCATCCAGAGTTTCCTGTTCTGGGTGAGGGTTGCTTGCTGGCATAATTGCTATTTGAGAATCATCTGATCCTGGGAGGTATAAAATTGCTGTGTGTCTTGAGATCAATGAGACAGAAATGATAAATGTTTTGAAGTGTCTGCTCTGGTTGCTGTGGGGAGTGTACTGAGGGGGGCGGAGGGAGTGAGAAATTGTTCATTGCCTTGAAAGAGACGCCTTGCAGAAAGGTGAAGACGCTGAAGCAGTTTATCACAATTCTCAGTAGTGTGCGGtacgctgctgctgctgcagtaatTCTGTAAAGGCGCTTCGCATTGGTTAGAGCAGTGATTTCCCTCCTAATAAATGAATCTTGGCTTACCAGGTGGGTTTGTATTGACCTGTACAAATTGAAGAGTTCCCTTTCAGATTTTTGGTGCTTTCAGGCAGGGTAGTTTAGTGGAGGCTAATACTGTCACGTGATACCCAGCTGAAAGCACAACTGCATTTGTAGATATGAGGGGCAATAAAAGAACTTTTCATGGAATCTGTCTGCTTTTATGCACATTGGTTCTTAACTCTTGgaacatgtattttcttttctgcatctttgCTTGTTACAGGTCTGGgatatttaaaacttttataTAGTAGTCTAGTACCTATTTAAAGTTCCCGTACATTTTTGAGTCCGTGCATTATTTCTGTGAAGTCAGTTTCTATTTTAGTGTTGGTTATGCTTCAGTtactcagaaaataaaagtcatATGGAACCTGTGCATTTCAGTTTAACCTGGGGCTTAGGTGTGTTCACAGACCGATTCAGGTATTTAAACTTGTTACCTGCTGTCTGTAAACATCCCGAAAGCAAACTCTTGACATTGTAGCATACAGTTAAAAGTTAACTTGGCAGTAATTTACAGTGGTAATGTTGAGATTTTCATATAATCAGGAGCAACTTAATGGAAATCTCACCAGgactgtatatatttttaaaaaacggTGACAAACGTTTGGTTGAGCCAAAATTTGGAACTGCTGCAATAAGGTCACAGTCTCTCCTTAGCGTAGTATGCCAGACGGCTTGTTGCTACGCTGACAAGCTTGCTTGCTTGCACCTAGAGGTGGCAAACCTTTGCGTTTCCTCCGCTAGGCAGAGTTGCCTTGTTAGCTCCCCTAGGCATCTGGGTGTAGCAGCAGGTAATGAGGAACAGCATTAGAATGTCTCATGGTTACTCAGCTGAGGGCAAATGCTCTAGTacttgggggagggggaaggttacaattttttaacagtaaaatcttgaaaatgttttaacaaaAGCAAGTTTTAACAAAAACTCTTTCTAGTTTGCATCCCATTACTAGGCCTGTGTATAGAACAAAGCTCTACCTTTCCTTAACATGAGAGGATTCTACATTGCTGCAGACTTGTTCTGTGCTCTGGAGGGGGTCTTTTTGCACCACGTCTAGAACTAGATACTCGCTGTTGGAATTATTTTCACACTTGGATTTATAACATTCTTGTTAGACTAATTTGCTTAATTTCAATTCAGAAATAAACCTTGTCAAAGATAAACACATCCTTAAGGAGTACTTGGTCAAGTGTGCCTTTGTCCAAGAGGCACTTCCAAGAGTTAAGAATATTGTTTCATGGCTAGGCTTTTCTATAGTGGCTGGTACTGAAAATAGCAGCTGTAAATGTAGATGGAGATGTAAAGTTAATGAAGCATTGGTCCCTAAGCTGCAGTTCTACAGAAGTTTCTTTGATACCTAAACCTGTGTGTTAACCTAAAAGCAAATGGTACTTCCAGgtagtaaaaatatatttccccAAAAGGAGCTCGGGTTGATGCAGATGTGATAAGTGTTTTGTTGTTACAGAGCGCTGGAATTAAACACAGCATCTTGACTTTGATatcctttaaatatttaaggCGGGAAGGGGAATGCTCCTACTCTTCAAGCATTGATTGTGTGATGTACTGACTTGCTGTCT encodes the following:
- the HNRNPA3 gene encoding heterogeneous nuclear ribonucleoprotein A3 isoform X9, which gives rise to MAALKEERDVEDYKRKGRRSSQQKYRRLNKGHEPKEPEQLRKLFIGGLSFETTDDSLREHFEKWGTLTDCVVMRDPQTKRSRGFGFVTYSCVEEVDAAMSARPHKVDGRVVEPKRAVSREDSVKPGAHLTVKKIFVGGIKEDTEEYNLREYFEKYGKIETIEVMEDRQSGKKRGFAFVTFDDHDTVDKIVVQKYHTINGHNCEVKKALSKQEMQTASSQRVKYFVGRGGGSGNFMGRGNFGGGGGNFGRGGNFGGRGKHSHLFCVPGGYGGGGGGGGSRGSFGGGDGYNGFGDGGNYGGGPGYGSRGGYGGGGGPGYGNPGGGYGGGGGGYDGYNEGGNFGGGNYGGSGNYNDFGNYSGQQQSNYGPMKGGGSFGGRSSGSPYGGGYGSGSGSGGYGGRRF
- the HNRNPA3 gene encoding heterogeneous nuclear ribonucleoprotein A3 isoform X1; its protein translation is MRERLRFRRAAPRAQRLRPPFRCAPECGWERPGPRIGTGLWVAESPSAVPGDTEALRFPRSKRKAELEYPSKMAALKEERDVEDYKRKGRRSSQQKYRRLNKGHEPKEPEQLRKLFIGGLSFETTDDSLREHFEKWGTLTDCVVMRDPQTKRSRGFGFVTYSCVEEVDAAMSARPHKVDGRVVEPKRAVSREDSVKPGAHLTVKKIFVGGIKEDTEEYNLREYFEKYGKIETIEVMEDRQSGKKRGFAFVTFDDHDTVDKIVVQKYHTINGHNCEVKKALSKQEMQTASSQRVKYFVGRGGGSGNFMGRGNFGGGGGNFGRGGNFGGRGKHSHLFCVPGGYGGGGGGGGSRGSFGGGDGYNGFGDGGNYGGGPGYGSRGGYGGGGGPGYGNPGGGYGGGGGGYDGYNEGGNFGGGNYGGSGNYNDFGNYSGQQQSNYGPMKGGGSFGGRSSGSPYGGGYGSGSGSGGYGGRRF
- the HNRNPA3 gene encoding heterogeneous nuclear ribonucleoprotein A3 isoform X5; translation: MRERLRFRRAAPRAQRLRPPFRCAPECGWERPGPRIGTGLWVAESPSAVPGDTEALRFPRSKRKAELEYPSKMAALKEERDVEDYKRKGRRSSQQKYRRLNKGHEPKEPEQLRKLFIGGLSFETTDDSLREHFEKWGTLTDCVVMRDPQTKRSRGFGFVTYSCVEEVDAAMSARPHKVDGRVVEPKRAVSREDSVKPGAHLTVKKIFVGGIKEDTEEYNLREYFEKYGKIETIEVMEDRQSGKKRGFAFVTFDDHDTVDKIVVQKYHTINGHNCEVKKALSKQEMQTASSQRVKYFVGRGGGSGNFMGRGNFGGGGGNFGRGGNFGGRGGYGGGGGGGGSRGSFGGGDGYNGFGDGGNYGGGPGYGSRGGYGGGGGPGYGNPGGGYGGGGGGYDGYNEGGNFGGGNYGGSGNYNDFGNYSGQQQSNYGPMKGGGSFGGRSSGSPYGGGYGSGSGSGGYGGRRF
- the HNRNPA3 gene encoding heterogeneous nuclear ribonucleoprotein A3 isoform X7 — encoded protein: MRERLRFRRAAPRAQRLRPPFRCAPECGWERPGPRIGTGLWVAESPSAVPGDTEALRFPRSKRKAELEYPSKMAALKEERDVEDYKRKGRRSSQQKYRRLNKGHEPKEPEQLRKLFIGGLSFETTDDSLREHFEKWGTLTDCVVMRDPQTKRSRGFGFVTYSCVEEVDAAMSARPHKVDGRVVEPKRAVSREDSVKPGAHLTVKKIFVGGIKEDTEEYNLREYFEKYGKIETIEVMEDRQSGKKRGFAFVTFDDHDTVDKIVVQKYHTINGHNCEVKKALSKQEMQTASSQRVKYFVGRGGGSGNFMGRGNFGGGGGNFGRGGNFGGRGGNYGGGPGYGSRGGYGGGGGPGYGNPGGGYGGGGGGYDGYNEGGNFGGGNYGGSGNYNDFGNYSGQQQSNYGPMKGGGSFGGRSSGSPYGGGYGSGSGSGGYGGRRF